The following coding sequences are from one Gossypium raimondii isolate GPD5lz chromosome 4, ASM2569854v1, whole genome shotgun sequence window:
- the LOC105778922 gene encoding amino acid transporter AVT1I yields MDSNSNIRTYPDIGKHAFGKKGKLIVSIFMYIELYLVATGFLILEGDNLQKLFPNMEFEVGQGLTIGGKRGFIILVSLIVLPTVWLDNLSLLSYVSASGVLASGITLGSIIWTGAFEGIGFQQKGTLVNWDGMLTAISLYAFCYCAHPVFPTLYTSMKKKHQFSNVLVVCFILCTITYASTAIFGYLMFGPQIQSLVTLSLPASKISSKVAIYTTLVNPITKYALMVTPIVNAIKTRFPCCYNPGFLTIFIGTNLLISTVFVALAIPFFGSLMSLVGALLSITASVILPCLCYLKISGIYRRFNGQLVGICLIIIVGVCLVIFGTYASVLDIIGNL; encoded by the exons ATGGATTCGAATTCGAATATCCGAACTTATCCCGACATCGGCAAGCATGCCTTCGGGAAGAAAGGAAAATTGATAGTCTCCATTTTCATGTACATCGAGCTTTACTTAGTTGCTACAGGATTCTTGATTTTAGAAGGAGATAATCTTCAAAAGTTGTTCCCAAATATGGAATTTGAAGTTGGTCAAGGACTAACAATTGGTGGGAAACGAGGCTTTATCATACTAGTAAGCCTCATAGTATTGCCTACAGTTTGGTTAGATAACTTGAGCCTTCTTTCATATGTGTCAGCCAGTGGGGTATTAGCTTCTGGAATCACACTTGGTTCCATTATATGGACTGGTGCGTTTGAAGGGATTGGGTTTCAACAAAAGGGAACATTGGTCAATTGGGATGGAATGTTGACTGCTATCAGCTTATATGCTTTCTGCTATTGTGCACATCCAGTTTTCCCTACACTCTACACTTCTATGAAGAAAAAACATCAGTTCTCCAAT GTACTGGTTGTATGCTTTATCTTGTGTACCATCACGTATGCATCAACGGCAATCTTCGGGTACTTAATGTTCGGTCCACAAATTCAATCACTGGTAACATTGAGTCTTCCAGCAAGCAAGATCAGTTCAAAAGTGGCCATCTACACGACCCTGGTGAACCCCATAACGAAATACGCATTGATGGTTACTCCAATCGTTAATGCCATTAAAACCCGGTTTCCATGCTGTTACAACCCGGGATTCCTCACCATCTTCATTGGCACCAACTTGTTGATCAGCACCGTTTTCGTGGCACTGGCGATTCCGTTCTTTGGTTCACTGATGTCCCTGGTGGGAGCACTTTTAAGTATCACTGCTTCTGTAATACTTCCATGCTTATGCTACTTGAAGATTTCAGGTATTTATCGAAGATTCAATGGCCAATTGGTTGGTATATGCCTTATAATTATAGTGGGTGTTTGTCTGGTTATTTTTGGCACTTACGCATCTGTTCTAGATATTATAGGCAATTTATAA
- the LOC105780064 gene encoding uncharacterized protein LOC105780064: MATDHQNGGSDLNAPFLDDQSQTQSLDLGDHIVAHTKEVTSFFNTCFKGLNALSGGTPSSVVEGTQLERVTFTTSFPCVCFVTCICSMGMVCNSDLNLNML, encoded by the exons ATGGCGACTGATCACCAAAATGGTGGATCTGATCTTAATGCACCCTTCCTTGATGATCAAAGCCAAACCCAATCACTGGATTTAGGAGATCACATTGTTGCTCATACCAAAGAGGTCACCTCTTTTTTCAACACTTGTTTTAAAGGACTCAATGCTTTATCAG GTGGTACTCCGTCGTCGGTTGTTGAAGGGACTCAACTAGAAAGAGTGACCTTTACAACGAGCTTTCCCTGTGTTTGTTTTGTAACATGCATATGTTCTATGGGGATGGTGTGTAACTctgatttgaatttgaatatgttaTAA